A portion of the Lolium rigidum isolate FL_2022 chromosome 1, APGP_CSIRO_Lrig_0.1, whole genome shotgun sequence genome contains these proteins:
- the LOC124656926 gene encoding uncharacterized protein LOC124656926, with the protein MGTYFLESVDASIECQDARMIADLLEKRIEGVGKENVVQVVTDNGANYKAAGKILMERIPTLYWSPCACHCSDLMLEDIGKLKAFKKPIARAEWWHAARTALELQVHYFECLGLRDGDELPAMPEISALMTAAKDKIRQAFPQQNKQGLLKMVMTIIDKRWETQMDHPLYGAALFLNPGKYFSIKESGDDELVGELRSCFNDVLAKMVADVPTRNKIDAQVVLYEDKRQGFSNVMAIENMGKRNPLDWWSSYGGRAIDLQRFAKRIVSLCASSSGCERNWSAFEFIHTKKRNRLQHRILNDNVFVSYNRKNMDRFQKRREKIGDKSYDPLIIDDFDWGNEWVDPTMPPPQGARGCPDDISWELVDEAVGASSSLQGRATMGRGPSNANIQYQRQRKRPAPTRSYESDDQEDDQVQRSSEPNGEDDDSDYVEDDVDVTDDDEDPTSADQDDENQNATMDDFDDHF; encoded by the exons ATGGGAACTTACTTCTTGGAGTCGGTTGATGCATCAATTGAATGCCAAGATGCTCGGATGATAGCAGATTTGCTTGAGAAGAGAATTGAAGGTGTTGGAAAAGAGAATGTTGTGCAAGTTGTCACCGATAATGGTGCTAACTACAAGGCAGCGGGCAAGATTCTAATGGAGAGGATTCCTACACTTTATTGGAGTCCATGTGCATGCCATTGCTCGGACCTAATGTTGGAAGATATAGGGAAGCTAAAAGCATTTAAGAAGCCAATTGCACGTG CGGAATGGTGGCATGCAGCGAGGACCGCATTAGAGTTACAAGTCCACTACTTCGAGTGCTTAGGATTGCGAGATGGTGATGAGCTTCCTGCCATGCCAGAAATTTCTGCACTAATGACGGCTGCAAAGGATAAGATAagacaagcttttcctcaacaaaaCAAGCAAGGTTTGCTCAAGATGGTCATGACCATTATTGACAAACGTTGGGAGACTCAAATGGATCATCCATTGTATGGGGCTGCTTTGTTTTTGAACCCTGGAAAATACTTCTCTATTAAAGAGAGTGGTGATGATGAACTTGTAGGTGAGCTAAGAAGTTGTTTCAATGATGTCCTTGCAAAAATGGTAGCTGATGTGCCCACTCGAAACAAGATTGATGCACAAGTCGTTCTCTATGAGGACAAGCGACAAGGTTTTTCTAATGTGATGGCCATCGAAAACATGGGCAAAAGAAACCCTC TTGATTGGTGGAGTTCATATGGTGGTCGAGCCATTGACCTACAAAGGTTTGCAAAGAGGATTGTTAGTCTTTGTGCATCATCATCCGGTTGTGAGAGGAATTGGAGTGCATTTGAATTT ATCCATACCAAGAAAAGGAATCGGTTACAACACCGAATCTTGAATGACAATGTTTTTGTTTCATACAACCGGAAGAACATGGATAGGTTTCAAAAGAGGCGTGAGAAGATTGGTGACAAAAGCTATGACCCTCTAATCATTGATGATTTTGATTGGGGCAATGAGTGGGTTGACCCAACAATGCCTCCACCCCAAGGTGCTAGAGGGTGTCCCGATGACATTTCATGGGAGCTTGTTGATGAGGCTGTTGGTGCCAGTTCATCGCTGCAAGGCCGCGCAACCATGGGAAGGGGTCCCTCAAATGCCAACATCCAGTACCAAAGGCAGCGCAAAAGGCCTGCTCCAACACGATCATATGAGTCAGATGATCAAGAAGATGACCAGGTACAACGCTCAAGTGAGCCCAATGGAGAGGATGATGATTCCGACTATGTTGAAGATGATGTGGATGTgaccgatgatgatgaagacccaACTAGTGCTGACCAAGATGATGAGAACCAAAATGCTACCATGGATGACTTCGATGATCACTTTTGA